In a genomic window of Glycine max cultivar Williams 82 chromosome 13, Glycine_max_v4.0, whole genome shotgun sequence:
- the LOC100809010 gene encoding uncharacterized protein has protein sequence MALSFRPLIHPRFTDRSLFQFLPPKPPPFPPPPPPSVLLPLTRRRGGFISSCLSDDAVSTRNFDRGFTVIAAMLRRIEPLDNSAISKGVSPAARDSMKQTISTMLGLLPSDHFAVTVTVSKHPLHRLLFSSIVTGYTLWNAEYRMSLARNLDMSGSRNEGSDCETCSEVLEVKDVAKTVGDEKIDVVNDLESCSSSGSLKEFGDLPSQALSYIQQLESELTSVMEELNAQKQEMMQLEYDKGKWNNLLEYLRSLDPDMVTELSRPSSLEVEDIIHQLVQNILRRFFVDDASSSFMEQSVEGNVDNRTDSDELSNTVATSRDYLAKLLFWCMLLGHHLRGLENRLHLSCVVGLL, from the exons ATGGCACTCTCCTTCCGACCCCTCATCCACCCCCGCTTCACCGACCGGTCACTCTTTCAGTTCCTCCCACCCAAGCCTCCCCCTTTTCCTCCTCCTCCGCCACCCTCCGTCCTCCTCCCCCTCACGCGCCGCCGCGGCGGCTTCATCTCCTCCTGCCTCTCCGACGACGCCGTCTCCACGCGCAACTTCGACCGTGGCTTCACCGTGATCGCCGCCATGCTCCGCCGCATCGAGCCCCTCGACAACTCCGCCATCTCGAAAGGCGTGTCCCCCGCCGCCCGAGACTCCATGAAGCAGACCATTTCCACCATGCTCGGATTGCTCCCCTCCGACCACTTCGCTGTCACCGTCACCGTCTCCAAACACCCCCTCCACCGCCTCCTCTTCTCCTCCATCGTCACAGG gTACACTCTATGGAATGCGGAGTACAGGATGTCTCTGGCGAGGAATCTGGATATGTCGGGTTCTAGGAATGAGGGGTCAGATTGTGAAACATGTTCAGAGGTTTTGGAGGTGAAGGATGTAGCAAAAACAGTGGGTGAtgagaaaatcgatgttgttaatGATTTGGAAAGTTGCAGCAGCAGTGGTAGCTTGAAAGAATTTGGAGATTTGCCTTCTCAGGCTCTGAGTTACATTCAGCAGTTGGAGTCTGAGTTGACAAGTGTGATGGAG GAACTGAATGCCCAGAAGCAGGAAATGATGCAATTAGAATATGACAAGGGAAAATGGAATAATTTGTTGGAATATCTTCGGTCTCTGGATCCTGATATG GTGACTGAATTGTCCCGGCCTTCATCATTAGAAGTGGAGGATATAATTCACCAACTTGTTCAGAACATATTGAGAAGATTCTTTGTGGATGATGCTAGCTCTAGTTTTATGGAACAATCAGTGGAAGGAAACGTAGACAATCGCACAGACAGTGATGAGCTTAGTAATACAGTAGCCACTTCTCGTGATTACCTAGCAAAGTTGCTTTTCTG GTGCATGTTATTGGGTCATCACTTAAGAGGGTTGGAAAATAGATTGCATCTGAGCTGTGTTGTTGGACTGTTGTAG
- the LOC100812586 gene encoding probable galacturonosyltransferase-like 10, whose amino-acid sequence MFLSRSILFVFVFSACLLLIPANGIRSFARTNGYETEVEEVDPFAQFREAPEYRNQRKCTLIDTTNAQLVCDPSLVHVAMTIDWHYLRGSIAAVHSVVKHTSCPLNLFFHFIASDARLDSKDVFERIVHTSFPSLRFKVYVFRESLVDNLISPSIREALDNPLNYARSYLPDLLDQCIERVIYLDSDVIVVDDVQELWKVSLTGSRVIGAPEYCHANFTRYFSYEFWSSAEFSEVFQGKRPCYFNTGVMVMDLVRWRAGDYTRKIEKWMEIQKERRIYKLGSLPPFLLAFGGNVEAIEHRWNQHGLGGDNVRNSCRTLHPGPVSLLHWSGKGKPWTRLDAKMPCSVDFLWAPYDLYIPHHHTYHHYHHHQRIAIGSTHSSF is encoded by the coding sequence ATGTTCCTCTCGAGATCAATTCTCTTTGTGTTTGTGTTCTCAGCTTGCTTGCTTCTCATTCCAGCCAATGGAATTCGATCATTTGCCAGAACAAATGGTTATGAAACTGAGGTTGAAGAAGTTGATCCTTTTGCGCAATTCAGAGAGGCCCCAGAATACAGAAACCAGCGGAAGTGCACTCTAATTGACACAACCAATGCGCAATTAGTATGTGATCCTTCACTTGTTCATGTTGCCATGACCATTGATTGGCACTACTTAAGAGGGTCTATTGCTGCAGTGCATTCTGTCGTGAAACACACTTCCTGCCCGCTGAATCTGTTCTTTCATTTCATTGCATCGGATGCAAGATTGGATAGCAAGGATGTGTTTGAAAGGATTGTTCACACCTCCTTCCCTTCATTGAGATTCAAAGTTTATGTGTTTAGGGAAAGTCTTGTTGACAATCTCATATCTCCTTCAATTAGGGAGGCACTTGACAACCCTCTTAACTATGCAAGAAGTTACCTTCCTGATTTGCTTGATCAATGCATTGAAAGGGTCATATACTTGGACTCTGATGTTATAGTTGTTGATGATGTTCAAGAGCTTTGGAAGGTTTCATTGACAGGGTCAAGAGTCATTGGTGCTCCTGAATACTGTCATGCAAACTTCACCAGATATTTCTCCTATGAGTTTTGGTCAAGTGCTGAGTTTTCTGAGGTCTTCCAAGGGAAAAGGCCTTGTTATTTCAACACTGGGGTGATGGTGATGGATTTGGTGAGATGGAGAGCGGGCGACTACACAAGGAAGATTGAGAAGTGGATGGAGATTCAAAAGGAGAGAAGGATCTACAAGTTGGGGTCACTCCCTCCCTTTTTGCTGGCTTTCGGTGGTAATGTTGAGGCCATTGAACATAGATGGAACCAACATGGTCTTGGAGGGGATAATGTAAGAAATAGTTGTAGGACTCTGCATCCTGGTCCAGTTAGTTTGCTACATTGGAGTGGTAAAGGGAAACCATGGACTAGGCTTGATGCCAAGATGCCTTGCTCAGTGGATTTTCTTTGGGCACCTTATGATCTCTACATACCCCATCACCATACATACCATCATTACCACCACCATCAAAGAATTGCTATTggctcaacacattcatcattttag